The proteins below are encoded in one region of Takifugu rubripes chromosome 1, fTakRub1.2, whole genome shotgun sequence:
- the LOC101073197 gene encoding ankyrin-3-like isoform X19 has translation MAVEEAAEYLSETDVNACYLRSARAGNLEKTLDYLKNGVDINICNQNGLNALHLASKEGHVEVVAELIKLGANVDAATKQKGNTALHIASLAGQTDVVKKLVTHHANVNAQSQNGFTPLYMAAQENHLEVVQFLLDNSSSQSIATEDGFTPLAVALQQGHEQVVSLLLENDTKGKVRLPALHIAARKDDTKAAALLLQSDHNANVESKMMVNRTTESGFTPLHIAAHYGNINVATLLLNRGASVDFKARNDITPLHVASKRGNSNMVRLLLERGAKIDARTKDGLTPLHCGARSGHEQVVDMLLNRGAPILSKTKNGLSPLHMATQGDHLNCVQLLLHHDVPVDDVTNDYLTALHVAAHCGHYKVAKVIVDKKANPNAKALNGFTPLHIACKKNRVKVMELLLKHGASIQAVTESGLTPIHVAAFMGHDNIVHQLISHGASPNTSNVRGETALHMAARAGQSNVVRYLIQNGARVDARAKDDQTPLHISSRLGKQDIVQQLLANGACPDATTSSGYTPLHLAAREGHRDVAATLLDNGANLSIITKKGFTPLHVAAKYGNMEVANLLLQKDASPDAAGKSGLTPLHVAAHYDNQKVALLLLNQGASPHAAAKNGYTPLHIAAKKNQMEITTTLLEYGAPTDTVTRQGITPLHLAAQEGNVDVVTLLLARDAPVNVGNKSGLTPLHLAAQEDKVNVAEILVNHGATLDPETKLGYTPLHVACHYGNVKMVNFLLKNQAKVNARTKNGYTPLHQAAQQGHTHIINLLLHHGAPANELTNNGNSALSIARRLGYISVVDTLKVVSEETLTTQTVMEKHKMNVPETMNEVLDMSDDEELDVENICISYTCDDAMTGDTDKYLAPQDLRELGDDSLPQEGYVGFSVGARSQSLRSFSSDRSNTLNRSSFTRDSMMIEEILAPSKDTMLSKERSFIVEQHHKLLAAAKNDNDSLRRYSWTPDALDNVNLVSSPIHSGFLVSFMVDARGGSMRGSRHNGMRIIIPPRKCTAPTRITCRLAKRHKLATPPPMVEGEGLASRLVEVGPAGAQFLGPVIVEIPHFGSMRGQERELIILRSENGESWKEHLYDCKTDDLVQLLAGMDEELDSPGELERKRICRIITKDFPQYFAVVSRIRQETNQMGPEGGTLCSRSVPLVQASFPEGALTKKIKVGLQAQPVPDDTVKKILGNRATFSPIVTVEPRRRKFHKPITMTIPVPPLSGEGLTNGYKGDSTPCLRLLCSITGGTSPAQWEDITGTTPLTFVNDCVSFTTNVSARFWLADCHQIPETVGLAAQLYRELICVPYMAKFVVFAKMNDPVESRLRCFCMTDDKVDKTLEQQENFEEVARSKDIEVLEGRPIYVDCYGNLSPLTKTGQQLVLNFYAFKENRLPFCVKVRDPSQEPCGRLTFLKECKPPKGLPQTAVCNLNITLPSVRKEMESDAEDETEKPERRHTFASLALRKRYSYLAEPALKTAVERSTAARTLPAGYPHKPVFPTRPYPPWSTAPITVPVQTRPLVGMGPSFITADSQAGSPAASPLKTPWNLSSTSPIKAPHGTPSPAPTLASPVKSVSDAASSSPTRSYRTTPSPIKTVAQLSQYPVQGSASFASTDPASIKSLASSYMTPPLRSVPNGSVPSALVTAPASTKPTYNVYPSNLTFKTALGAADSAMLSSLRSGSSLSCLKTSADSTLSSKAGKSTPSSLSSTGQTTVASSNLMTGSGSPVRYPSSSSTPSSPSFRQLSERSSSLQERIQATTQAATSSVSAALNEAIDSHSVSGYGTLKSLSSPRRSVMSSSTYGSVRTAPATTTLSVSSSAMTVPVYSFVNVIPETPVKPGPGSLKVVLPDSPRALSSSSLPLSSCLTASKINSQLKSPPFITPPVVHPAATSSQEILKDVADMKEDLIRMTAILQTDTQTAAKTVQTSNTGTPKEAKLEDEEPFALVERVKEDLVKVSEILHKNIMNDSKDIVSEDEWEEFSRDEIEEARRSVVSDYYHPLDESTVLLKHQSSKDLDLAQVVDFLTNDIGASSLSRMAELRSKYAEETKKEGEEKLKRVLKPSMSIQEHKLKMPPPASGMIRSPSEKDLSRFTESYQGTDVILESPEDLSHEQDKSPLSDSGFETRSEKTPSAPQSAESTGPKPLFTESPIPPCVTETRTEVVHIRSFEPSDEACKPVPAMEAASAIASTEPDAAQMGTTKAVQMKLPEEDSMMNKSVCLKEETHITTTTRMVYHKPQLSDGAEMIEEGMSVRDLMKAFQSGRDPSKELAGLFEHKSNQDSVKGDELTPRFLDRDIKSKPKVERIIEVHIEKGHSTAEPTEVIIRETKKHPELYVYKGDHGIKELTGYDEGQQEEEELTAEEILPSFLESRVNTPVSQEEDSRPSSAQLIADDSYKALKLLSQHSIEYCDDELSEIRGESYNFAEKMLLSEKLDTSLSHSDLDDADKKHHLYSGQSGAEFQQQGSPKREFASKSSKDGSPKAGKFLQRDEPSQFDKVTVLHYSTEQGSPKHAVWMRFTEDKQDRSRDKLLYEDRVDQTVKEAEEKLCEVSQFFRDKTEKLNDELQSPEKKPLRREVQEPRSWPSSACSSPEKTVQKPKTGNEVIGKSKLKEPSIVKVFGSTGTPEKKSSSLPSSPQRGISVRASEDTIKKESKISESERSTSKVSAVRMKFESAAQKQSPSSPIKIPPPVQPKPSIKKLQESKLPVYQHSPAGKVSKVSETAEKMSPTKDACPLTDGGKPSSKIAKLAEDKLSKKNVPLESLRINLTEVHRVVSKDKNIHPNQNTTLPQEKDAGKNNWVTKRETTTKGPVAEVPQKDPELINTNLRKKPESQIPVKSSSTLETDLTTKQTITKSQIPTIARSKTQKSVETPVDTDKTDKTFEILDNAPRDSNFNNLPSPREALEKVLTPPTTGTKENFKGIKTLPVYVSVQVGRQAEREAKGSLYTVKQTTNSTLSPISPDDDTMEQVSFIDSSGKSPVTPETPSSEEVSYDLTSRTPDGFMGFVPGKPSPIMEVCEESEEDEDKVVLSFREKTPEPVVPPTQADLANANREEPKTIDNQPNINQLEKNPDGSYDEGLDQVQREVSKDKGIAYIEFPPPPPLDSSEISDAERKGSCGSSETETEMMEVNLQEEHDKHLLTEPIIRIQPPTPVLPSADESQSNEDESDRDDDESIFQPIPSKKFFSKAPGEDEGEKKMEKEKTAKIKKPDKNGNNNGDGTNGSNGEAEDYECEQNGNDQSITDCSIATTAEFSHDTDATEIDSLDGYELQDEDDGLCEEADLQLFGLPNSRRDVWATDTFRSADHSFPPTKLEVIEEEKSPEECQTDPFNNEVPSNGEKADGVSPGEVKGQDQKPSGKEGFSDTYFSYKLGEDFNSPFKTVATKGLDFDPWPSKGGEEVVHVGGPQGGEGEPKPFGLAVDDQSQATTPDTTPARTPTDDSTPTSEPNPFPFHEGKMFEMTRSGAIDMSKRDMVEERLQFFQIGPQSPCERTDLRMAIVADHLGLSWTELARELDFSVEEINFIRVENPNSLTAQSFMLLKKWVHRDGKNATTDALTAVLTKINRLDIVTLLEGPIFDYGNISGTRCFADDNAVFPDQSDGYQNLDLELKTPTDLKYEPPTPLRSDDFFSDGDNSTDARSQTALTRPSDLSITQTSKELLGVASGAPIIQAEDTALGGEAREEAARLAACERPDNDRRAAEKFRKGADERAEGVEEGGASGSRHGNGLEEEEEEEMTQERLQSLLEDLKLEGGLDDVEMTEEGVRAILEQVRQAEKDVCSVPGWRSETSSLAQATGPSQPPAEEGSPQSLAASLETSTRDEGRGEEAKKGPGSAGPSRRPEERGDRPQPRAQGNTRADESSSGEEPSTTTRVYRRRVILKGEEAKNVPGESVTEEQFVDEDGNLVTRKVIRKVVRRVVTERKMSEGEIVNEGGAAGVAAVTGGADFTPPTGMAGGKGKKRGKRSRQGHKTERSEPGENGSKKQGKKSQS, from the exons ATGGCAGTGGAGGAGGCGGCGGAATATTTGTCTGAA ACGGATGTCAACGCTTGTTACCTGCGTTCCGCCCGGGCCGGGAACCTGGAGAAGACCTTGGACTACCTGAAGAACGGCGTGGACATCAACATCTGCAACCAG AATGGTCTGAACGCGCTTCATCTGGCCTCCAAAGAGGGTCATGTGGAAGTGGTGGCGGAGCTCATCAAGCTGGGCGCCAACGTGGACGCCGCcaccaag CAGAAAGGGAACACAGCCCTCCACATAGCGTCGCTCGCCGGACAGACGGACGTGGTCAAGAAGCTCGTCACCCACCACGCCAACGTCAACGCACAGTCTCAG aatggATTCACGCCGCTCTACATGGCGGCGCAGGAGAACCACCTGGAGGTGGTCCAGTTCCTGCTGGACAACAGCTCCAGTCAGAGCATCGCCACCGAG gacggGTTCACCCCTCTGGCGGTGGCGCTGCAGCAGGGCCACGAGCAGGTGGTCTCCCTCCTGCTGGAGAACGACACCAAGGGGAAGGTCCGCCTCCCCGCCCTGCACATCGCCGCGCGCAAGGACGACACCAAGgccgcggcgctgctgctgcagagcgacCACAACGCTAACGTGGAGTCCAAG ATGATGGTGAATAGAACAACAGAG AGCGGTTTCACGCCTCTGCACATCGCCGCTCACTACGGGAACATCAACGTAGCCACGCTGCTGCTCAACAGGGGGGCTTCTGTGGACTTCAAGGCCAGA aaTGACATCACGCCGCTGCACGTAGCGTCTAAACGTGGGAACAGCAACATGgtgcggctgctgctggagagaggaGCCAAAATAGACGCAAGGActaag GATGGTTTGACTCCTCTTCACTGTGGGGCGAGGAGCGGCCACGAGCAAGTGGTGGATATGCTCCTGAACAGAGGAGCTCCAATTCTGTCCAAGACCAAG aaCGGGCTGTCCCCGCTCCACATGGCCACGCAAGGCGACCATCTGAACtgcgtccagctgctgctgcaccacgaCGTGCCCGTGGACGACGTGACCAATGACTACCTGACGGCGTTGCACGTGGCTGCCCACTGCGGCCACTACAAGGTGGCCAAGGTCATCGTGGACAAGAAGGCGAATCCCAATGCGAAAGCACTG AATGGTTTCACTCCTCTGCACATCGCCTGCAAGAAGAACAGGGTCAaggtgatggagctgctgctgaagcatgGAGCGTCCATACAAGCCgtcacagag TCCGGCCTCACCCCGATTCACGTCGCCGCCTTCATGGGACACGACAACATCGTGCACCAGCTCATCAGTCACGGCGCGTCGCCGAACACCAGTAATGTG agaggagagacggCGCTCCACATGGCGGCGAGGGCGGGACAGTCAAACGTGGTCCGCTATCTGATCCAGAACGGCGCTCGGGTGGACGCCAGGGCCAAG GACGACCAGACCCCGCTGCACATCTCCAGCCGTCTGGGCAAACAGGACATCGTCCAACAGCTGCTGGCCAACGGAGCGTGTCCCGACGCCACCACCAGCTCTGGCTACACGCCGCTACACCTGGCAGCCAGGGAGGGACACCGAGACGTGGCGGCGACGCTCCTGGACAACGGCGCCAACCTGAGCATCATTACCAAG AAGGGTTTCACCCCCCTGCATGTGGCCGCCAAGTACGGGAACATGGAGGTGgccaacctgctgctgcagaaggacgCCTCCCCCGACGCCGCCGGGAAG agtgGACTAACTCCACTGCATGTAGCGGCGCACTACGATAACCAGAAGGTGGCGCTGCTCTTGCTCAACCAGGGGGCGTCGCCGCACGCGGCCGCAAAG aaCGGCTACACGCCGCTCCACATCGCCGCCAAGAAGAACCAGATGGAGATAACCACCACGCTGCTGGAGTACGGCGCCCCCACCGACACCGTCACGCGCCAGGGAATCACGCCGCTGCACCTGGCGGCGCAGGAAGGCAACGTGGACGTGGTGACCCTGCTCCTGGCGCGAGACGCTCCCGTCAACGTGGGCAATAAG TCGGGGCTGACTCCGCTCCACCTGGCTGCCCAGGAGGATAAAGTGAACGTCGCTGAGATCTTGGTCAACCACGGAGCGACGCTGGACCCCGAGACCAAG CTGGGATACACTCCCCTGCACGTGGCCTGTCACTACGGCAACGTGAAAATGGTTAATTTCCTGCTGAAGAATCAAGCAAAGGTCAACGCGAGGACAAAG aacggTTACACCCCCCTCCATCAGGCCGCCCAGCagggccacacacacatcatcaacctgctgctgcaccacggAGCACCGGCCAACGAGCTCACCAAC AACGGGAACAGCGCTCTGTCCATCGCCAGGAGGCTCGGCTACATCTCCGTGGTCGACACCCTCAAAGTGGTCTCCGAGGAAACGCTGACCACTCAG ACGGTGATGGAGAAGCACAAGATGAACGTTCCGGAGACGATGAACGAGGTGCTGGACATGTCGGACGACGAAG AGTTGGATGTTGAAAACATCTGCATCAGCTACACCT GTGACGATGCAATGACCGGAGACACGGACAAGTATTTGGCCCCCCAGGACCTGCGGGAGCTGGGGGACGACTCGCTACCCCAGGAAGGCTACGTGGGCTTCAGCGTCGGCGCCCGGTCGCAGAG CCTGCGTTCCTTCAGTTCTGATAGGTCCAACACGCTGAACCGGAGCTCCTTCACGCGGGACAGCATGATGATCGAGGAGATCCTGGCGCCCAGCAAAGACACG ATGCTCTCGAAGGAACGCTCTTTCATTGTAGAGCAGCACCACAAG CTTCTGGCGGCGGCTAAGAACGACAACGACTCTCTGCGGAGGTACAGCTGGACTCCGGACGCGCTGGATAACGTCAACCTGGTGTCGTCGCCCATCCACTCCGG GTTCCTGGTCAGCTTCATGGTGGACGCCAGGGGCGGCTCCATGAGAGGAAGTCGTCACAACGGCATGCGCATCATCATCCCGCCCAGGAAGTGCACGGCGCCCACCAGGATCACCTGTCGGCTGGcgaagagacacaaactggcgACGCCCCCTCCGATGGTGGAAGGAGAAGGGCTGGCCAGCCGCCTGGTGGAGGTCGGTCCGGCTGGAGCTCAGTTCCTGGG GCCTGTGATCGTGGAGATCCCTCACTTTGGCTCCATGCGAGGTCAAGAGCGAGAGCTGATTATACTCCGCAGCGAAAACGGCGAATCCTGGAAGGAGCACCTTTACGACTGCAAGACGGACGACCTCGTCCAGCTGCTCGCCGGGATGGACGAAG AACTGGACAGTCCTggggagctggagaggaagaggatctGCCGCATCATCACCAAGGATTTCCCACAATACTTTGCAGTGGTGTCACGAATCCGGCAGGAGACCAACCAAATGGGGCCGGAGGGCGGGACCCTTTGCAGTCGGAGCGTCCCGTTGGTTCAGGCTTCCTTTCCTGAGGGGGCGTTAACCAAGAAGATCAAAGTGGGACTGCAG GCGCAACCGGTCCCCGACGACACGGTGAAGAAAATCCTGGGCAACCGCGCGACCTTCAGCCCCATTGTTACCGTGGAGCCCAGAAGAAGGAAGTTCCACAAGCCCATCACCATGACGATCCCAGTCCCGCCTCTCTCAGGGGAGGGGCTTACCAATGGTTATAAAGGAGACAGCACTCCGTGTCTCCGCCTGCTCTGCAGCATCACAG GTGGAACGTCTCCAGCTCAGTGGGAGGACATCACCGGCACCACCCCCCTCACCTTTGTCAACGACTGCGTCTCCTTCACCACCAACGTTTCTGCCAG GTTCTGGTTAGCCGACTGCCACCAGATCCCGGAGACAGTGGGTTTGGCCGCGCAGCTCTACAGGGAGCTGATCTGCGTGCCGTACATGGCCAAGTTCGTGGTGTTCGCCAAGATGAACGACCCCGTGGAGTCCAGGCTCAGGTGCTTCTGTATGACGGACGATAAGGTGGACAAGaccctggagcagcaggagaacttCGAGGAAGTGGCCAGGAGCAAAGACATAGAG GTTCTGGAGGGAAGACCCATCTATGTGGACTGCTACGGAAACCTGAGTCCTCTGACTAAAACTGGTCAGCAGTTGGTTCTGAACTTCTACGCCTTCAAGGAGAACCGGCTGCCCTTCTGCGTCAAG GTGAGAGATCCCAGCCAGGAACCCTGCGGCCGGCTTACGTTCCTCAAAGAGTGTAAGCCCCCCAAAGGCCTCCCCCAGACCGCCGTCTGCAACCTGAACATCACGCTTCCCTCCGTGAGGAAG GAAATGGAGTCCGATGCCGAGGACGAG ACTGAAAAGCCAGAGCGACGTCATACCTTTGCATCCCTAGCCTTACGTAAGCGCTACAGCTATCTGGCCGAGCCTGCACTGA AAACAGCAGTTGAGCGGAGCACAGCAGCAAGAACACTGCCTGCTGGTTACCCTCACAAACCTGTCTTTCCAACCAGACCTTACCCACCATGGTCGACTGCTCCTATTACCGTCCCTGTCCAAACAAGGCCCCTCGTCGGAATGGGCCCCTCCTTCATCACTGCCGATTCACAGGCAGGCtcaccagctgcttctccatTGAAAACTCCCTGGAACCTTTCCTCCACATCACCTATCAAAGCCCCACATGGAACTCCATCACCAGCACCTACTTTGGCATCTCCAGTTAAATCGGTTAGCGACGCTGCGTCTTCCTCCCCCACCAGATCGTACAGAACGACGCCTTCCCCCATCAAAACAGTTGCCCAGCTCAGTCAGTACCCTGTCCAAGGGTCCGCCAGCTTTGCTTCCACAGACCCCGCATCTATAAAGAGCCTTGCTTCTTCATACATGACGCCTCCACTTCGTTCAGTACCCAATGGTTCTGTACCATCAGCTCTGGTTACCGCTCCAGCTTCAACAAAGCCAACTTACAACGTGTACCCTTCTAACCTGACTTTTAAAACTGCCCTCGGAGCAGCAGATTCAGCCATGCTCTCATCTCTCAGAAGCGGCTCCAGCTTGTCCTGTCTGAAAACCTCTGCAGATTCAACGCTCTCCTCCAAAGCAGGCAAATCCACACCCTCGTCCCTCTCCTCAACCGGACAGACAACCGTGGCATCCTCCAATCTGATGACCGGATCGGGGTCGCCGGTTAGATACccgtcgtcctcctccacgcCGTCCTCTCCGTCTTTTCGCCAGCTGTCAGAGAGAAGTAGCAGCCTGCAGGAAAGGATCCAGGCCACCACCCAGGCAGCGACCTCCAGTGTCAGTGCAGCTCTAAATGAAGCCATAGACTCGCATTCCGTGTCGGGTTATGGCACACTCAAATCACTGTCGTCCCCGCGCCGGTCTGTAATGTCAAGCTCGACCTACGGGTCTGTCAGAACTGCTCCCGCAACCACAACCTTGTCGGTTTCATCTAGCGCCATGACTGTACCGGTGTATTCCTTCGTCAACGTCATTCCAGAGACTCCTGTCAAACCAGGGCCAGGGTCTCTCAAAGTGGTACTGCCCGATTCTCCTCGTGCCTTGTCTTCGTCTTCACTGCCTTTGTCTTCCTGCCTCACAGCATCAAAGATAAATTCCCAGTTGAAATCTCCCCCATTTATCACACCACCCGTCGTTCACCCAGCTGCAACCTCCAGTCAGGAGATACTTAAAGATGTTGCAGATATGAAAGAAGACCTGATCAGAATGACCGCTATCCTTCAGACAGATACACAGACGGCAGCTAAAACTGTCCAAACGTCAAACACTGGCACCCCTAAAGAGGCCAAGTTAGAGGACGAAGAGCCTTTTGCTCTAGTGGAGAGGGTGAAAGAAGATTTAGTGAAAGTCAGTGAGATTTTACATAAAAATATCATGAATGACAGTAAGGACATAGTGTCAGAGGATGAGTGGGAAGAGTTTTCCAGGGATGAGATTGAGGAGGCACGAAGGAGTGTCGTCTCGGACTATTACCACCCACTCGACGAGAGCACCGTCCTGCTCAAACACCAGTCGAGCAAAGACTTGGATCTGGCTCAAGTCGTGGACTTTTTAACAAATGACATTGGTGCGAGTTCTCTCTCCAGAATGGCAGAGTTAAGATCCAAGTATGCGGAAGAGACCAAAaaagaaggggaggagaagctgaaaagaGTTTTAAAACCATCTATGTCAATACAAGAGCATAAACTCAAAATGCCCCCGCCTGCATCGGGCATGATCAGGTCTCCATCAGAGAAGGATCTCAGTAGATTCACTGAGTCATATCAGGGGACAGATGTTATTTTGGAATCACCTGAGGACCTCTCTCATGAGCAAGAtaagagtcccctgtcagacaGTGGCTTCGAGACCAGGAGCGAAAAGACACCCTCAGCTCCTCAGAGTGCCGAGAGCACGGGACCTAAGCCTTTATTCACTGAGTCTCCTATCCCACCCTGCGTTACTGAGACCAGGACCGAAGTGGTCCACATTAGGAGCTTTGAGCCGTCGGATGAGGCTTGCAAGCCTGTACCTGCAATGGAGGCTGCATCTGCTATTGCGTCCACAGAGCCAGATGCAGCCCAAATGGGCACCACTAAAGCCGTACAGATGAAATTACCAGAGGAAGACTCCATGATGAACAAAAGCGTGTGTCTCAAAGAGGAAACTCACATAACTACTACAACCCGGATGGTCTATCACAAGCCACAGCTGAGTGATGGTGCAGAGATGATAGAGGAAGGTATGTCAGTTAGGGACCTCATGAAAGCCTTCCAGTCGGGTCGGGACCCATCTAAGGAACTGGCAGGCCTTTTTGAGCACAAATCAAACCAGGATTCTGTCAAAGGGGATGAGCTGACACCTAGATTTCTTGACAGAGATATTAAATCCAAACCAAAGGTTGAAAGGATAATTGAGGTTCACATTGAAAAGGGCCACAGCACAGCAGAGCCAACTGAGGTCATCATCAGGGAAACCAAAAAACATCCAGAGCTTTACGTCTATAAAGGTGACCACGGAATTAAGGAACTTACTGGTTATGATGAGggccagcaggaggaggaggagctcactGCAGAAGAAATTCTGCCTTCTTTCCTAGAATCCCGTGTCAACACCCCGGTAtcacaggaggaggacagtCGCCCGAGTTCTGCCCAACTAATAGCAGATGATTCATACAAAGCCCTGAAACTGCTCAGTCAGCACTCTATAGAATATTGTGATGATGAGCTATCAGAAATCAGAGGGGAGTCGTACAATTTTGCAGAGAAAATGCTCCTCTCGGAGAAACTCGATACGTCATTATCACACTCTGATTTAGATGATGCTGACAAAAAGCACCACCTGTATTCTGGTCAGAGTGGCGCCGAGTTTCAGCAGCAAGGAAGCCCCAAAAGAGAATTTGCTTCCAAGTCCTCAAAAGACGGCTCCCCTAAGGCTGGCAAATTCCTGCAGAGGGATGAGCCGTCTCAGTTTGATAAAGTTACTGTCCTTCATTACTCCACAGAGCAGGGAAGTCCCAAACATGCCGTCTGGATGAGATTTACAGAGGATAAACAAGACAGAAGCAGGGATAAGCTGCTATATGAGGACAGGGTAGACCAAACTGTAAAGGAAGCCGAGGAAAAGCTCTGTGAGGTGTCTCAGTTCTTTAGAGACAAAACGGAAAAACTGAACGATGAGCTGCAGTCCCcagaaaaaaagcctttgaGAAGAGAGGTGCAGGAACCTAGGTCCTGGCCGAGCTCGGCGTGCAGTAGTCCCGAGAAAACGGTGCAGAAACCTAAAACGGGCAATGAGGTCATTGGTAAAAGTAAGCTCAAGGAGCCTTCCATTGTTAAAGTATTTGGAAGTACTGGCACGCCTGAAAAGAAAAGTTCCAGTTTACCAAGCAGTCCCCAGAGAGGCATTTCTGTCCGTGCCAGTGAGGATACCATCAAAAAAGAGAGTAAAATCAGTGAGTCTGAGCGCTCAACATCCAAAGTCAGTGCAGTGAGAATGAAGTTTGAATCTGCAGCTCAAAAACAAAGTCCATCTAGTCCAATAAAAATTCCTCCTCCAGTGCAACCAAAACCTTCAATAAAAAAATTACAGGAGAGCAAACTCCCCGTTTATCAGCATTCACCAGCAGGGAAAGTATCCAAAGTGTCTGAAACGGCAGAAAAAATGAGCCCAACGAAGGACGCGTGTCCTCTCACGGATGGCGGCAAGCCGTCATCAAAAATCGCCAAACTTGCTGAAGACAAACTTTCAAAAAAGAATGTTCCATTAGAGTCACTGCGAATTAATCTAACGGAGGTGCACAGAGTGGTCTCTAAAGATAAGAATATTCACCCCAATCAGAATACAACTCTGCCACAAGAGAAAGATGCTGGAAAGAACAACTGGGTCACAAAACGTGAGACTACTACCAAAGGCCCTGTAGCCGAGGTGCCCCAGAAAGACCCGGAACTGATAAACACAAACCTTAGAAAAAAGCCAGAATCCCAAATTCCGGTAAAATCGTCTTCCACTTTAGAGACTGACCTCAcaacaaaacagacaataacTAAATCGCAAATACCTACAATAGCCAGGAGCAAAACCCAGAAAAGTGTAGAGACGCCAGTGGATACAGACAAAACTGACAAAACATTTGAGATTCTAGATAACGCCCCCAGAGATTCCAACTTCAACAACCTACCCAGCCCCAGAGAGGCGCTAGAAAAAGTCCTAACTCCTCCGACCACTGGAACAAAAGAGAATTTCAAGGGTATCAAAACATTACCGGTATATGTTAGTGTCCAGGTGGGACGGCAGGCAGAACGAGAGGCAAAAGGGTCCCTTTACACAGTAAAGCAGACCACAAACTCCACACTTAGCCCCATTAGCCCGGATGATGACACAATGGAACAGGTCTCCTTCATAGATAGTTCTGGAAAAAGCCCTGTAACACCAGAGACCCCCAGCTCTGAGGAGGTCAGCTACGACCTTACATCCAGGACGCCTGACGGCTTTATGGGGTTCGTGCCAGGCAAACCCAGTCCCATTATGGAGGTATGTGAGGAgtctgaggaagatgaagataaaGTTGTTTTATCTTTTAGAGAGAAAACACCAGAACCTGTTGTACCTCCCACCCAAGCAGAcctggctaatgctaacagggaAGAACCAAAAACGATTGATAACCAGCCAAATATCAACCAACTAGAAAAAAACCCCGATGGCAGTTACGATGAAGGGCTAGACCAGGTGCAGCGAGAAGTCTCGAAGGATAAAGGCATCGCTTATATTGAAttccccccgcctcctcctttGGACTCGTCAGAAATTTCCGATGCAGAAAGGAAAGGTTCCTGTGGCTCTTCAGAGACCGAGAcggagatgatggaggtgaaTTTACAGGAGGAACACGACAAGCATCTTCTGACTGAGCCAATCATACGTATCCAGCCCCCCACCCCGGTGCTTCCCAGTGCAGATGAAAGTCAGTCCAATGAGGACGAGTCCGATCGGGATGATGACGAGTCAATATTTCAACCCATTCCCAGTAAGAAATTTTTTTCCAAAGCTCccggagaggatgagggagaaaagaagatggagaaagaaaagacggCTAAGATCAAAAAACCTGATAAAAATGGGAACAACAATGGTGATGGTACCAATGGTTCCAACGGTGAAGCGGAGGACTATGAATGTGAACAAAATGGAAACGATCAATCGATCACAGACTGTTCAATCGCCACAACAGCCGAATTTTCTCACGACACAGATGCAACAGAGATAGACTCACTGGATGGATATGAACTCCAGGACGAGGACGATGGACTGTGTGAGGAAGCAGATTTACAACTGTTTGGGCTTCCCAACAGCCGCAGAGATGTGTGGGCGACGGACACGTTCAGGTCAGCGGACCATTCATTCCCGCCCACCAAACTGGAAGTGATTGAAGAAGAGAAAAGCCCAGAAGAATGCCAAACGGACCCTTTCAATAACGAGGTCCCATCAAACGGTGAAAAGGCTGATGGTGTCAGTCCTggtgaggttaaaggtcaggacCAAAAACCCTCAGGTAAGGAGGGATTTTCAGACACTTACTTCAGTTACAAGTTAGGAGAGGATTTTAATTCTCCATTTAAGACTGTTGCCACCAAAGGACTGGACTTTGACCCGTGGCCCAgtaaaggtggagaagaagtcGTTCACGTTGGAGGGCCGCAGGGAGGCGAAGGTGAGCCTAAGCCTTTTGGACTGGCGGTGGATGACCAGTCCCAGGCCACAACGCCGGACACTACCCCGGCCCGAACTCCAACAGACGATAGCACGCCAACAAGCGAGCCGAACCCATTCCCCTTCCATGAAGGGAAGATGTTTGAGATGACGCGCAGTGGTGCGATTGACATGAGCAAGAGGGACATGGTGGAGGAGAGACTCCAGTTTTTTCAGATTG gccctcAGAGTCCCTGTGAGAGAACCGACCTCCGCATGGCGATAGTAGCTGATCATCTGGGACTCAGCTGGACCG AGCTGGCCCGGGAGCTGGATTTCTCTGTGGAAGAGATCAACTTCATCAGAGTGGAGAATCCTAACTCCCTAACAGCTCAGAGCTTCATGCTTTTAAAGAAATGGGTGCACAGGGACGGTAAAAACGCCACAA cggaTGCTCTAACCGCGGTGCTGACTAAGATCAATCGGTTGGACATTGTGACTTTGCTGGAAGGGCCCATATTTGACTACGGTAACATTTCAGGCACTCGCTGCTTTGCCGATGATAACGCAGTTTTCCCGGATCAGTCCGATG GATACCAAAACCTAGATCTGGAGCTGAAAACCCCCACTGACCTGAAGTACGAGCCCCCCACCCCGCTGCGCTCAGACGACTTCTTTAGCGACGGCGACAATAGCACAGACGCCCGTAGCCAGACTGCGCTTACTAGACCTAGTGACCTCTCCATCACCCAGACCTCCAAAGAGCTCCTCGGTGTTGCCTCTGGAGCCCCCATCATCCAGGCTGAAGACACGGCTTTGGGCGGCGAAGCGCGGGAAGAAGCGGCCAGGCTGGCGGCCTGCGAGAGGCCGGATAATGACAGAAGGGCAGCGGAGAAATTCCGGAAGGGAGCAGACGAGCGTGCTGAGGGCGTCGAGGAGGGTGGTGCCTCAGGCAGCCGTCATGGA